A part of Microaerobacter geothermalis genomic DNA contains:
- the metX gene encoding homoserine O-acetyltransferase MetX, with protein sequence MAIDIIEVMQVQKVSLGEVLLECGETLPHVEVAFETSGFLNRDRSNVVLVCHALTGDAQAVGTTKNPGWWSGLIGPGKYIDTNQYYVITTNVLGGCYGTTGPSSINPKTGQPYGADFPTVTIRDMVHVQYLLLKKLGISKLYAVIGGSMGGMQVLEWGISYPQMIEHIIPLATSAYLSPMAIAYNDIGRQAILSDPEWKGGHYYPGRGPVKGLSIARMVGMITYRTADLFEERFGRTMRQDHQVTQFDSVFQVESYLRYQGEKLVDRFDANSYLYLLKAMDSHDIGRGRGGWKTALSHIKSKVLLIGITRDLLYTVQHMEEMQSSLKQARVDSTYIEIDSKFGHDGFLVEFERIGPLVESFLSKKGVHQ encoded by the coding sequence ATGGCTATAGATATAATAGAAGTGATGCAGGTTCAAAAAGTATCCTTGGGCGAAGTACTCCTTGAATGTGGAGAAACGTTGCCCCATGTGGAGGTTGCCTTTGAAACTTCCGGTTTTTTAAACCGGGATAGGAGTAATGTTGTCCTTGTTTGCCATGCCCTAACTGGAGATGCCCAAGCGGTGGGGACTACAAAAAATCCGGGATGGTGGAGCGGGCTGATTGGACCGGGAAAGTATATTGACACCAATCAGTATTATGTCATTACCACTAATGTACTTGGAGGTTGTTACGGCACAACAGGGCCATCCAGCATAAATCCGAAAACAGGCCAACCCTATGGAGCGGACTTCCCTACAGTAACGATTCGCGATATGGTCCATGTGCAATACCTACTCTTGAAAAAGTTGGGAATTTCCAAGTTGTATGCTGTTATCGGGGGATCAATGGGAGGCATGCAGGTTTTGGAATGGGGAATCAGTTATCCCCAGATGATTGAGCATATCATTCCCCTGGCTACTTCCGCCTATTTATCACCAATGGCCATTGCTTACAACGATATCGGACGTCAAGCCATCCTGTCTGACCCGGAGTGGAAAGGGGGACATTATTATCCCGGAAGGGGTCCTGTTAAGGGACTATCCATTGCCCGGATGGTGGGAATGATTACTTACCGGACCGCAGACCTGTTCGAAGAGAGATTCGGAAGAACGATGAGACAAGACCATCAAGTTACCCAATTTGACTCCGTTTTCCAAGTGGAAAGCTATTTGAGATATCAGGGAGAGAAACTGGTTGACCGGTTTGATGCCAATTCGTATCTTTATCTCCTAAAAGCCATGGATTCCCATGATATCGGTCGTGGAAGGGGCGGCTGGAAAACTGCTCTCAGTCACATAAAATCCAAGGTGCTGCTGATTGGAATCACCCGGGATCTGTTATATACTGTCCAGCATATGGAAGAGATGCAGTCATCCCTGAAGCAAGCCAGGGTGGATTCGACCTATATAGAGATTGATTCTAAATTTGGCCACGATGGATTTTTGGTAGAATTTGAGCGAATCGGCCCACTGGTTGAGTCATTTTTAAGCAAAAAAGGGGTGCATCAGTAG
- a CDS encoding DUF2507 domain-containing protein, producing MSVLNGFLFFRGQVLQDILGSREKIILYWVGKNSARHFHVTTMEEMQKVFDNLGLGKIKLVKDKATESQWILEESPLLQEKIKNEDSLAFECGLLAGLLESIYRGETAGDYFSSEKEGKKELIITIGKPLSNKVMTIDNSHER from the coding sequence ATGTCAGTGTTAAATGGATTTTTGTTTTTTCGTGGACAAGTTCTTCAGGATATACTAGGAAGTCGGGAAAAAATCATACTATATTGGGTCGGTAAAAACTCAGCCCGTCATTTTCACGTAACCACCATGGAAGAGATGCAGAAAGTGTTTGACAATTTAGGACTAGGGAAAATTAAGCTGGTAAAAGATAAGGCAACCGAAAGCCAGTGGATTTTGGAAGAATCCCCACTATTGCAAGAAAAAATCAAAAATGAAGATAGCTTAGCATTCGAATGCGGCTTGCTTGCAGGATTGCTTGAATCTATTTACAGGGGAGAAACGGCTGGGGATTACTTTTCTTCTGAAAAAGAGGGAAAGAAGGAATTAATCATTACGATCGGCAAGCCTCTATCCAATAAAGTGATGACGATCGACAATTCTCATGAGCGGTAA
- a CDS encoding homoserine dehydrogenase — MKKIKIALLGLGTVGSGVVKALRQNEKVLAEEWGVSLEILKILVRQLDKKRNVQVDPSELTSSFEDIIQIGEVSIIVEVMGGIEPARTYIEASLKKGCHVITANKELMAKHGDELLQLAQSQGVHLLYEASVAGGIPILSTLRTALRVNRIQKVYGILNGTTNYILTQMEEHHRPFSEVLTEAQQLGYAEADPTSDIEGFDAAYKLTLLSRICFKTPIAIGEVKKEGITTITPEELQLSLRLGYRVKLLALGEQESNTVQLSVKPTLLPIDHPLAQVKDVFNAVYVKGDVVGELSFIGRGAGEFPTASAVVEDIMYALHHPVLPRREYKQTLEIGDEQPQADKGTFILAKWPVKTASKGLNVLCGELEANGIDVMEVEEQLKGDHLMFAILTSQIPSHFFLSELDWRSGEKPVSFLTRPVVLSKHHVKEKKTEIERTGKADKAVV; from the coding sequence ATGAAAAAGATAAAAATTGCCTTGTTGGGTTTAGGAACAGTTGGTTCCGGAGTGGTAAAAGCACTCCGTCAAAACGAAAAAGTACTTGCGGAAGAATGGGGAGTCTCCCTTGAAATTCTTAAAATATTAGTCAGACAGCTAGACAAGAAAAGAAATGTCCAAGTCGACCCGTCTGAACTAACTTCCAGCTTTGAAGATATCATTCAAATTGGAGAGGTTTCCATTATTGTTGAAGTAATGGGAGGGATTGAGCCTGCCAGAACATACATCGAAGCCTCGTTAAAAAAAGGATGCCATGTCATTACCGCAAACAAAGAGTTAATGGCAAAGCATGGAGACGAGTTGCTGCAGTTAGCACAGTCTCAAGGGGTACATCTTTTGTATGAAGCTAGCGTGGCAGGGGGGATCCCCATTCTTAGCACCTTAAGGACAGCTTTGCGGGTCAATCGCATTCAAAAAGTGTATGGGATTTTAAATGGAACAACCAATTATATTTTGACCCAGATGGAGGAACATCATCGACCCTTTTCGGAAGTACTTACGGAGGCACAGCAGTTGGGATATGCTGAAGCTGACCCCACTTCAGATATTGAAGGATTTGATGCGGCATATAAACTGACCCTATTATCCCGAATCTGTTTTAAAACTCCCATCGCCATTGGTGAAGTGAAGAAAGAAGGAATTACAACCATTACCCCTGAAGAATTGCAGTTATCCCTCCGGTTGGGGTACCGTGTCAAACTGTTGGCCTTAGGGGAACAGGAAAGTAACACAGTCCAGTTATCGGTTAAGCCCACCCTTTTACCCATTGATCATCCTCTGGCACAGGTGAAGGATGTATTTAATGCGGTATATGTGAAAGGGGATGTGGTAGGAGAATTATCTTTTATTGGAAGAGGGGCTGGGGAATTTCCAACCGCAAGTGCAGTGGTAGAAGATATCATGTATGCCCTCCATCATCCGGTCTTGCCAAGGAGAGAGTATAAGCAAACCCTTGAAATCGGGGATGAGCAGCCGCAGGCAGACAAAGGGACCTTCATACTAGCTAAATGGCCGGTAAAAACTGCTAGCAAAGGACTAAATGTCCTTTGCGGAGAACTGGAGGCAAATGGGATCGATGTGATGGAAGTAGAGGAGCAATTAAAAGGGGACCATCTGATGTTTGCGATTCTCACTTCACAAATTCCTTCTCATTTTTTTCTATCGGAATTAGATTGGCGAAGCGGTGAAAAACCAGTAAGCTTTCTTACTAGACCGGTGGTCTTGTCTAAACATCATGTAAAGGAAAAGAAAACCGAGATCGAAAGAACAGGTAAAGCAGATAAAGCAGTTGTTTAA
- a CDS encoding DMT family transporter, giving the protein MRLWLGTLCLSLAAAIWGGVYVVSKYVMEYIPPLTLLWIRYVIAVVTLVLAVLLNKTQRRSWKIEKQDLSLLFKIGFVGYFISIGAQFVGTYLSNASMGALITSSTPAFVAIFAFFLLKEKLTFQKIISIFIATVGVVIVVGFDPSGSNFTGNLVLLLAGITWALYSVYVRMATQKYTTLMVTIYGMLFSLIFTTPTMLWELSKTPVQFSFSGLIWLGVLYTGIISTALAFFLWNKGFQLLEAGTAAIFFFVQPVVGALLGWLLLGEELSLKFFIGGGLIFLGVILATLKFQTYLKREEAK; this is encoded by the coding sequence ATGAGATTATGGTTAGGCACTTTATGCTTATCCCTTGCAGCCGCCATTTGGGGTGGAGTTTATGTGGTCAGCAAATATGTGATGGAGTATATACCACCCTTAACTCTTCTTTGGATACGTTATGTCATTGCTGTTGTGACTTTGGTGTTGGCAGTTCTGTTAAATAAAACCCAGAGGAGGAGTTGGAAAATAGAAAAGCAGGATCTTTCCCTGCTATTTAAAATTGGGTTTGTTGGTTACTTTATTTCCATTGGCGCCCAATTTGTCGGGACCTATTTGTCCAATGCTTCGATGGGTGCATTAATTACATCGTCCACACCTGCTTTTGTTGCCATATTTGCCTTTTTTCTGTTAAAGGAAAAATTGACCTTTCAAAAAATAATTTCCATCTTTATTGCGACCGTTGGTGTTGTGATTGTTGTTGGATTCGATCCTAGCGGATCTAATTTTACCGGTAATTTGGTTTTACTGTTAGCTGGAATTACCTGGGCGCTATATTCGGTGTATGTCAGGATGGCTACTCAAAAATATACCACACTAATGGTCACCATCTATGGGATGCTGTTTAGTTTGATTTTCACCACCCCAACCATGTTGTGGGAATTAAGCAAAACCCCGGTGCAGTTTTCCTTTTCCGGTTTGATTTGGCTCGGGGTGTTGTATACCGGAATCATATCTACCGCTCTTGCCTTTTTCCTTTGGAACAAGGGCTTTCAGTTGTTGGAAGCAGGAACCGCCGCCATCTTTTTTTTCGTTCAGCCGGTAGTTGGGGCTCTTCTAGGCTGGCTGCTTCTGGGCGAAGAGCTTTCTCTCAAGTTTTTCATAGGTGGGGGCTTAATTTTCTTAGGAGTAATATTGGCCACTTTGAAGTTTCAAACTTATTTAAAGCGGGAAGAAGCAAAGTAA
- a CDS encoding biotin transporter BioY, translating to MGKSYHLKMLILTGLFAAITVIFARISFTTPLSESVPFTLSIIAVTLTGAVLGSRYGALAMIVYLLLGIAGAPVFAQGTSGIGIIVGKTGGYLIGYVVAAFVVGWIVEQAAKRDKLSYGWFLFANLVGLFFIYLLGAFQLKLVLSLTWGKALAAGVYPFVPFDIIKMMISAYLGSILVSRLISAGQLSFGKSHTV from the coding sequence ATGGGGAAGTCCTATCATTTAAAAATGTTGATTCTAACTGGATTATTTGCAGCAATTACGGTTATTTTTGCCCGAATCTCATTTACAACACCGTTGTCTGAATCTGTTCCGTTTACCCTGTCAATCATCGCCGTGACACTGACTGGAGCCGTATTAGGGAGCCGCTATGGAGCATTAGCCATGATTGTATACTTATTATTGGGAATTGCCGGAGCTCCTGTGTTTGCCCAAGGCACTTCAGGAATTGGAATTATCGTTGGAAAAACAGGAGGATACCTTATCGGATATGTCGTTGCTGCTTTTGTGGTGGGATGGATTGTGGAACAAGCGGCAAAGCGGGACAAACTTTCTTACGGATGGTTCTTGTTTGCCAATCTGGTCGGACTGTTTTTTATCTATTTACTGGGAGCCTTTCAACTAAAACTGGTTTTATCCCTCACCTGGGGGAAGGCTCTGGCTGCCGGTGTTTATCCCTTCGTTCCTTTCGACATCATCAAGATGATGATCAGTGCATATCTGGGCAGCATTTTGGTCAGCCGACTCATTTCTGCAGGTCAGCTGTCTTTTGGAAAATCACACACTGTATAA